The following coding sequences are from one uncultured Bacteroides sp. window:
- a CDS encoding DUF4294 domain-containing protein, whose protein sequence is MKRWLNILIISLFILLNCFSIKAQKNNNSTSYLVPVCVYKGDTIPWIQLPQVYIFKPLKFKNDKEKRNYYRLVYNIKKTLPISKEINKAIIETYEYIETLPNEKAKQKHIKRVEKGLKEQYTARMKKLSFKQGKLLIKLIDRQSNQTSYEIVKAFMGPFKAGLYQAFAGLFGASLRKQYDPQGKDKLIERVVLLVESGQI, encoded by the coding sequence AAGATGGCTTAACATACTCATAATTAGTTTATTTATTCTTCTGAATTGCTTTTCTATAAAAGCACAGAAGAACAATAATTCTACGAGCTATCTTGTGCCTGTTTGCGTATATAAAGGAGATACTATTCCTTGGATTCAGTTGCCACAGGTTTATATATTTAAACCTCTTAAATTTAAAAATGACAAAGAAAAAAGAAATTATTATCGATTAGTATATAACATAAAAAAAACGTTACCTATATCAAAAGAGATCAATAAAGCAATTATTGAGACTTATGAATATATAGAAACGTTACCCAATGAGAAAGCCAAACAAAAACACATTAAAAGAGTAGAAAAAGGGCTAAAAGAGCAATATACTGCGCGAATGAAAAAACTATCTTTTAAACAGGGAAAATTATTAATAAAATTAATAGACCGTCAATCTAATCAAACTTCGTATGAAATAGTAAAAGCTTTCATGGGTCCTTTTAAAGCAGGATTATATCAAGCCTTTGCAGGATTATTCGGAGCTAGCTTAAGAAAACAATATGACCCACAAGGAAAAGATAAATTAATAGAGCGTGTAGTATTGTTAGTAGAAAGCGGACAGATATAA
- a CDS encoding RNA methyltransferase → MRKLKITELNRITTEEFKAVEKLPLVIVLDDIRSLHNIGSVFRTSDAFRIESIYLCGITATPPHPDMHKTALGAEFSVDWSYVNNTVDAVNNLKNKGYIVYSIEQAEGSTMLDHLELDRTKKYAVVFGNEVKGVNQEVINHCDGCIEIPQYGTKHSLNVSVTAGIVIWDFFKQLITF, encoded by the coding sequence ATGAGAAAGCTGAAAATAACCGAATTGAATAGAATCACTACTGAAGAATTTAAAGCAGTAGAAAAACTACCTTTAGTTATAGTACTTGATGATATTCGAAGTCTTCATAACATTGGTTCTGTGTTTCGTACTTCAGATGCTTTTAGAATAGAAAGTATTTATCTTTGTGGAATAACTGCAACTCCTCCTCATCCTGATATGCATAAAACTGCTTTAGGAGCTGAATTTTCTGTTGATTGGTCTTATGTTAATAACACTGTTGATGCGGTTAATAACTTAAAGAATAAAGGGTATATAGTTTATTCTATTGAGCAAGCAGAAGGAAGTACGATGCTTGATCATTTAGAGTTGGACAGAACTAAAAAATATGCTGTTGTATTTGGTAATGAAGTAAAAGGAGTAAATCAAGAAGTTATAAATCACTGTGATGGGTGCATAGAAATACCTCAGTATGGAACAAAGCATTCGCTTAATGTATCTGTTACAGCAGGTATTGTAATATGGGATTTTTTTAAGCAGTTAATAACTTTTTGA